One window of Rubrivirga sp. SAORIC476 genomic DNA carries:
- a CDS encoding M4 family metallopeptidase yields MISTFTRARHLVGALLLAALATAPPALAQKPAPVSPLVLGADPVAELAPDGLTFVGSSRPAILAAINAPMAPGSPESQARAYLTSNPSVVGLRTFDASDLVLQRVREGRAGTVVRFRQTVAGVPVWGDETVVTIDRRDRVQFLANGYRDDLTAVDIRPAVGEGAARSAVYAHLGVRSEPLFEQTELVIWPSSPTRLAWSVRVEGGVPGGSWEGIVDAHTGELVRVADRTIYHAGHDDDDPPVRSMVPLAEPTMFSRVDGTAMIFNPDPLTRAGVLYGGQYVDGGDADTAALTAARSAVTLRDLTFDGVNYNLVGPWAEIRELEAPAKGLFAQASPNYDYSRNADAFEAANTYWHIDNYMRYVNVELGIDATPQAYTTGVRFDPHGANGADNSYFSSGSDIVVFGEGCVDDAEDADVVIHELGHGLHDWLAAISNGDGLSEGFGDYVAASYTRSLGLLTPSDAAYDWVFKWDGHNECWNGRVTDRATDYPEGSAPHARGQHWSTSNMRIWDVLGREDTDTAVFEGLAMTNGGTTQPQAAQAVIQAAVNMGYSSAALQTMYDSYTDQGYSVTLPLPPPSIDVTPGSVSVSLEVDETTTSDVTISNTASPGDAGLTWSASIQNEVRPGDAAARPQAPSAAPAADTSAPKASDETALGGTGRALGSGSDTFGNTFADSDEAGGPSAYFFDIEEIGTPVALGDDAASGALTLPFSFPFYGASQSTIYIGSNGLLTFGSGSSSLTNQNMPSTSTPNNLIAMYWDDLNPLAGGTITYWDSGEGHFIVQFTDVPHYNVAAEATTFQAVLYASGQIDLNYLTMTDDASDPLSHTIGIENAAGTDALQMVFNAAYMHNNLTAQILPPSVSASPRPTPPDPPFVTVAPASGTVAPGASETATLTFDATGLVDGVYTADLVITSNDPEQPTTTVPLTMTVGATGPGSVSILIDDPKGFRFLGTPSAGLTVDDLAAMNLVRGVPGYYPAANPPNLETSYDAATATWIPSTGTGE; encoded by the coding sequence ATGATCTCCACCTTTACTCGAGCGCGCCATCTGGTCGGCGCGCTGTTGCTCGCCGCGCTGGCAACGGCGCCTCCCGCGCTCGCCCAGAAGCCGGCGCCCGTCAGCCCGCTGGTGCTCGGGGCCGACCCCGTCGCGGAGCTCGCGCCGGACGGCCTGACCTTCGTAGGCTCGTCGCGCCCGGCCATCCTGGCCGCGATCAACGCGCCGATGGCGCCTGGCTCGCCGGAGAGCCAGGCCCGCGCCTACCTGACGAGCAACCCCTCCGTGGTCGGGCTGCGGACCTTCGACGCGTCCGACCTCGTGCTGCAGCGCGTCCGGGAGGGTCGCGCGGGCACCGTGGTCCGCTTCCGCCAGACTGTCGCGGGCGTGCCCGTGTGGGGCGATGAGACGGTGGTGACGATCGACCGGCGCGACCGCGTCCAGTTCCTCGCCAACGGCTACCGCGACGACCTCACGGCCGTCGACATCCGGCCCGCCGTGGGCGAGGGCGCCGCGCGCTCGGCCGTCTACGCCCACCTCGGCGTGCGGTCCGAGCCGCTGTTCGAGCAGACCGAGCTCGTCATCTGGCCGAGTTCTCCGACGCGCCTGGCCTGGAGCGTCCGCGTCGAAGGCGGCGTGCCGGGCGGCTCCTGGGAAGGCATCGTGGACGCCCACACGGGCGAGCTCGTCCGCGTGGCGGACCGCACGATCTACCACGCCGGGCACGACGACGACGACCCGCCGGTGCGGTCGATGGTCCCGCTGGCCGAGCCGACGATGTTCTCCCGCGTCGACGGGACGGCGATGATCTTCAACCCCGACCCGCTCACGCGAGCGGGCGTCCTCTACGGCGGTCAGTACGTCGACGGCGGCGACGCCGACACGGCGGCCCTCACGGCGGCGCGCTCGGCGGTGACGCTGCGCGACCTCACGTTCGATGGCGTCAACTACAATCTCGTCGGCCCGTGGGCCGAGATCCGCGAGTTGGAGGCGCCTGCGAAGGGCCTCTTCGCGCAGGCCTCGCCGAACTACGACTACTCGCGCAACGCCGACGCCTTCGAGGCGGCCAACACGTACTGGCACATCGACAACTACATGCGGTACGTCAACGTGGAGCTCGGCATCGACGCGACGCCGCAGGCTTACACGACGGGCGTGCGCTTTGACCCGCACGGGGCCAACGGCGCCGACAACTCGTACTTCTCCAGCGGGAGCGACATCGTCGTCTTCGGCGAGGGCTGCGTGGACGACGCCGAGGACGCCGACGTGGTGATCCACGAGCTCGGCCACGGCCTCCACGACTGGCTCGCGGCCATCTCCAACGGCGACGGCCTCTCGGAGGGCTTCGGTGACTACGTGGCTGCCAGCTACACGCGCTCGCTCGGCCTCCTGACGCCCTCCGACGCGGCCTACGACTGGGTCTTCAAGTGGGACGGCCACAACGAGTGCTGGAACGGCCGCGTGACCGACCGCGCCACGGACTACCCGGAAGGCAGCGCCCCCCACGCGCGCGGCCAGCACTGGTCGACGTCCAACATGCGCATCTGGGACGTGCTCGGCCGCGAAGACACCGACACGGCCGTCTTCGAGGGCCTCGCCATGACGAATGGCGGCACCACGCAGCCGCAGGCGGCGCAGGCCGTCATCCAGGCCGCGGTGAACATGGGCTACTCCTCGGCGGCCCTCCAGACGATGTACGACAGCTACACCGACCAGGGGTACAGCGTCACGCTGCCGCTGCCGCCGCCGTCCATCGACGTGACGCCGGGCTCGGTCTCGGTCTCCCTTGAGGTGGACGAGACGACCACGAGCGACGTGACGATCTCGAACACGGCCTCGCCCGGTGACGCTGGCCTGACGTGGTCGGCCTCGATCCAGAACGAGGTCCGTCCGGGCGACGCCGCCGCGCGTCCGCAGGCCCCGTCCGCCGCCCCGGCAGCGGACACGTCGGCTCCGAAGGCCAGCGACGAGACCGCCCTCGGCGGCACCGGAAGGGCCCTCGGCAGCGGCTCCGACACGTTCGGCAACACCTTCGCCGACTCCGACGAGGCGGGCGGACCGAGCGCCTACTTCTTCGACATCGAGGAGATCGGCACCCCCGTCGCCCTCGGCGACGACGCGGCCTCGGGCGCGCTGACGCTCCCGTTCTCGTTCCCGTTCTATGGCGCCTCGCAGAGCACGATCTACATCGGCTCCAACGGCCTGCTCACGTTCGGCAGCGGCAGCTCATCGCTGACCAACCAGAACATGCCGAGCACGAGCACGCCGAACAACCTGATCGCGATGTACTGGGACGATCTCAACCCGCTCGCCGGGGGAACGATCACCTACTGGGACTCGGGCGAGGGGCACTTCATCGTGCAGTTCACCGACGTGCCGCACTACAACGTCGCGGCCGAGGCCACCACCTTCCAGGCGGTCCTCTACGCCAGCGGCCAGATCGACCTCAACTACCTCACGATGACCGATGACGCGAGCGACCCGCTCTCGCACACCATCGGCATCGAGAACGCGGCGGGCACGGACGCCCTCCAGATGGTCTTCAATGCGGCGTACATGCACAACAACCTCACGGCGCAGATCCTGCCGCCGAGTGTCTCGGCGTCGCCGCGGCCCACGCCGCCCGACCCGCCGTTCGTGACGGTCGCACCCGCCAGCGGCACGGTCGCCCCCGGAGCCTCGGAGACGGCCACGCTCACCTTCGACGCGACCGGACTCGTCGACGGCGTCTACACGGCCGACCTCGTGATCACCTCCAACGATCCCGAGCAGCCGACCACCACGGTCCCGCTCACGATGACCGTGGGAGCCACGGGCCCGGGTAGCGTGTCGATCCTGATCGACGATCCGAAGGGCTTCCGCTTCCTCGGAACCCCGTCGGCTGGCCTCACCGTCGACGACCTCGCGGCGATGAACCTCGTCCGCGGCGTGCCCGGCTACTACCCGGCCGCCAACCCGCCCAACCTCGAGACGAGCTACGACGCCGCCACCGCCACCTGGATTCCCTCCACCGGCACCGGCGAG
- a CDS encoding M12 family metallo-peptidase gives MRTVFFLLAVLAAPAALAQPALFSPTPASLALTPEQEGRLRQLQAEPGVSAIDLVRADAAVLGEQGAVRLTLPGRAEAVLAPSRFERRAADDASWAGRDGAASQAVLVARRGWVTGSVWHDGAVYEVRPLGGGLHALFRLDTSVFRDHDEGALPGEDREDRVPGLPPAGAAGGPAAGSASPTIDVIVAYTSQVSTVYADPVAFAQAAVDASNTASDNSAVQPRLRLVHAYETPGASSGSTATDLPAFQGQTDGTFDEVHALRDQYGADLVALIGPSSSVYGSCGRGYINSSASSAFTVTAYDCAVGNLSFAHELGHNMGLRHNPEADGSTTPYAYGHGKFQDATSGEASWRTVMSYSNCSASPCTRLPQWSNPDVVVRGSASGDRDLRDNARVIDERGATVAAFRASTVSPPVASVSPPALSLTLPVGGTATETVTIANASTDSDLAWSLSLANVTTADDAVAMAACVDGQVVEQDAVDFFTRSTEGSSELGQSLTAPCDGTLTSIATDIYGPADNATWTSSGTLRVYAGTGTAGPELDAIPFDLTVADWDFVEFALTTPVSVNAGDVVTWFFDFDAGALPFTYAEADPYAGGTALISFDGTPGGASTWTGNDMRFRASFGAPTLWVAPSPVAGTVAPGSSAPIAVAFDAADLAEGAYTADLVFSTNDPTQETITVPITLTVDDGSGEVSIVIDGRLGFRYLGAPADGVTVDDLADMNLVRGVPGYYPNARAPNLWTDYDPVAGSWIPALGTGEVLALGHGFRWQMYDKNQGNPNVSLGYEFPVTLSTPLPANTADVDVTLDTDGARFNFLANPFGETLDLTGIATWPGGDELSPNAPLWVYDPETRTWVEDPVSVAPWQAFRAKAKGPRVNGNPRVITIPFSATQPASAARSASVARSAEAPRLAFSLSGVDAEGAPVADRALSIRFVDGASAAFDADEDTPKFQVPAEAYAQIGARAGGRFLGHDVRPFAAAEIPLAIEARGTGSRFTLSWDADALPASLPVVLVDLVTGREIDVRMASSYAFDVARTLEAFTDVIPSSDFADGANATDRFVLRIGTSASAEAAITEVELTAIAPNPSTGAARVSFALPEAGPARVTVYDVRGRSVATLVDGPLSAGRHEATLDSGSLAAGVYVVRLEAGGTVVTRSAVVVR, from the coding sequence ATGCGCACAGTCTTTTTTCTCCTCGCGGTGCTCGCGGCCCCGGCCGCGCTGGCCCAGCCTGCTCTCTTCTCCCCCACCCCGGCGTCCCTCGCGCTGACACCGGAGCAGGAGGGACGCCTCCGCCAGCTCCAGGCCGAACCCGGCGTCTCCGCCATCGACCTCGTCCGCGCCGACGCGGCGGTGCTCGGAGAGCAGGGGGCAGTCCGCCTCACGCTCCCGGGCCGCGCCGAGGCCGTCCTCGCGCCGAGCCGATTCGAGCGCCGCGCGGCCGATGACGCCTCGTGGGCCGGACGCGACGGGGCCGCCTCGCAGGCCGTTCTCGTCGCCCGGCGGGGCTGGGTGACGGGCTCCGTCTGGCACGATGGCGCCGTCTACGAGGTGCGCCCGCTCGGGGGCGGGCTCCATGCCCTGTTCCGCCTCGACACGAGCGTGTTCCGCGACCACGACGAAGGCGCCCTGCCCGGCGAGGATCGGGAGGATCGGGTACCGGGCCTCCCGCCCGCTGGGGCGGCTGGTGGCCCTGCGGCCGGGAGCGCGTCGCCGACCATCGACGTGATCGTGGCCTACACCTCTCAGGTCAGCACCGTCTACGCCGACCCGGTCGCCTTCGCGCAGGCCGCCGTCGATGCGTCCAACACGGCCTCCGACAACAGTGCGGTGCAGCCCCGGCTGCGCCTCGTCCATGCCTACGAGACGCCGGGCGCATCGTCGGGCTCGACCGCGACCGACCTGCCCGCCTTCCAGGGACAGACGGACGGCACCTTCGACGAGGTCCACGCGCTCCGCGACCAGTACGGCGCCGACCTGGTCGCGCTGATCGGCCCGTCCAGCTCGGTCTACGGGTCGTGCGGGCGCGGCTACATCAACTCGAGCGCCTCGTCGGCGTTTACGGTGACCGCGTACGACTGCGCCGTCGGCAACCTGTCATTCGCCCACGAGCTCGGCCACAACATGGGCCTCCGCCACAACCCCGAGGCGGACGGCTCCACGACGCCCTACGCCTACGGACACGGCAAATTTCAGGACGCGACCAGCGGCGAGGCCTCCTGGCGGACGGTGATGTCGTACAGCAACTGCTCGGCGAGCCCGTGCACGCGCCTGCCGCAGTGGTCCAACCCCGACGTCGTCGTGCGCGGCTCGGCCTCCGGCGACCGCGACCTCCGCGACAACGCCCGTGTGATCGACGAGCGCGGCGCGACGGTCGCCGCCTTCCGCGCGTCCACGGTGTCGCCGCCGGTCGCCTCGGTCAGTCCGCCGGCCCTCTCGCTCACGCTTCCTGTAGGTGGCACGGCGACAGAGACCGTCACGATCGCGAACGCCTCCACGGACTCCGACCTGGCGTGGTCCCTCTCGCTCGCCAACGTCACGACGGCCGACGACGCCGTGGCGATGGCCGCCTGCGTCGACGGCCAGGTCGTCGAGCAGGACGCCGTCGACTTCTTCACCCGGTCGACCGAGGGAAGCAGTGAACTCGGGCAGTCTCTCACGGCTCCGTGTGATGGAACGCTCACGTCCATCGCGACCGACATCTACGGCCCGGCCGACAACGCGACCTGGACGAGTTCGGGCACGCTGCGTGTGTATGCCGGGACCGGGACCGCAGGCCCCGAGCTCGACGCCATTCCCTTCGACCTGACCGTGGCCGACTGGGACTTCGTCGAGTTCGCCCTCACGACGCCCGTCTCGGTGAACGCAGGAGACGTGGTGACGTGGTTCTTCGACTTCGACGCCGGTGCGCTCCCGTTCACCTACGCCGAGGCCGACCCGTACGCCGGCGGCACCGCGCTCATCTCGTTCGACGGCACGCCCGGCGGCGCATCGACCTGGACCGGGAACGACATGCGGTTCCGCGCCTCCTTCGGAGCGCCGACGCTGTGGGTCGCCCCGTCGCCCGTGGCCGGGACGGTCGCGCCCGGCAGCTCGGCGCCCATCGCGGTCGCCTTCGACGCCGCCGACCTGGCGGAGGGCGCCTACACCGCCGACCTGGTGTTCTCGACGAACGACCCGACCCAGGAGACGATTACGGTCCCCATCACGCTGACGGTCGACGACGGCAGTGGGGAGGTCTCCATCGTGATCGACGGCCGGCTCGGCTTCCGCTACCTCGGCGCCCCCGCCGACGGCGTCACCGTGGACGATCTCGCCGACATGAACCTCGTCCGCGGCGTGCCCGGCTACTACCCCAACGCGCGCGCGCCCAACCTCTGGACCGACTACGACCCCGTCGCCGGGAGCTGGATTCCGGCGCTCGGCACCGGCGAGGTGCTCGCGCTCGGCCACGGCTTCCGCTGGCAGATGTACGACAAGAACCAGGGCAACCCGAACGTCAGCCTGGGCTACGAATTCCCGGTCACCCTCTCGACCCCCCTGCCGGCCAACACGGCCGACGTCGACGTGACGCTCGACACCGACGGCGCCCGGTTCAACTTCCTCGCCAACCCGTTCGGCGAGACGCTCGACCTGACCGGCATCGCGACGTGGCCGGGCGGCGACGAGCTGAGCCCGAACGCGCCGCTGTGGGTCTACGACCCCGAGACGCGGACGTGGGTCGAAGACCCGGTCTCGGTGGCGCCGTGGCAGGCGTTCCGGGCCAAGGCGAAGGGGCCGCGCGTCAACGGCAACCCGCGCGTGATCACGATCCCGTTCTCGGCCACCCAGCCCGCCTCGGCGGCCCGGTCGGCCTCAGTCGCTCGGTCGGCCGAGGCGCCGAGGCTGGCGTTCTCGCTGTCGGGCGTCGACGCCGAGGGCGCCCCGGTGGCGGACCGCGCGCTGTCGATCCGCTTCGTGGACGGCGCGTCGGCCGCGTTCGACGCCGACGAGGACACGCCGAAGTTCCAGGTGCCCGCCGAGGCGTACGCACAGATCGGGGCGCGCGCAGGTGGCCGGTTCCTCGGACATGATGTGCGTCCGTTCGCGGCGGCCGAGATCCCGCTGGCGATCGAGGCGCGCGGCACCGGCTCGCGGTTCACGCTCTCGTGGGACGCCGACGCGCTGCCGGCCAGCCTGCCGGTCGTGCTGGTGGACCTCGTGACCGGTCGCGAGATCGACGTCCGGATGGCGTCGAGCTACGCGTTCGACGTCGCGCGGACGCTGGAGGCGTTCACCGACGTGATCCCGTCGAGCGACTTTGCCGACGGCGCGAACGCGACCGACCGGTTCGTGCTGCGGATCGGCACCTCGGCCTCGGCTGAGGCGGCGATCACGGAGGTCGAGCTGACGGCGATCGCGCCGAACCCGTCGACGGGCGCGGCGCGGGTGTCGTTCGCGCTGCCGGAGGCGGGCCCGGCGCGCGTGACGGTGTACGACGTGCGCGGCCGGTCGGTGGCGACGCTGGTGGACGGTCCGCTGAGCGCGGGTCGTCACGAGGCGACGCTGGACAGCGGCTCGCTGGCGGCGGGCGTCTACGTGGTCCGTCTGGAAGCGGGCGGCACCGTGGTGACCCGATCCGCCGTCGTCGTGCGGTAG
- the acnA gene encoding aconitate hydratase AcnA, with product MADSLFDARDTLDTSAGAHTVYRLDRVAEATGADLDRLPFSIKVLLENALRQADLPGPVGEDDVRNLASYDPAAPAEVEIPYTPARVLLQDFTGVPAVVDLAALRSAMARNGGDPEAINPRVPVDLVIDHSVQVDSFALPEAFQINADIEFQRNQERYEFLRWGSKAFENFSVVPPERGICHQVNLEYLAKTVWTSPGTDGLPVAYPDTLVGTDSHTTMINGLGVLGWGVGGIEAEAAMLGQPIYMLMPKVVGFRLSGQLKEGVTATDLTLTVTQMLREHGVVGKFVEFFGTGLSTMSLPDRATIANMAPEYGATMGFFPVDAETLDFLRRTNRSEADVELVEAYTKAQGLFRTDDTPDPEFEAVLELDLGEVQPSMSGPKRPQDRIVLGDIQREFRESLTRPASPQGFGLKEEALSNTGRYADDEGNELDLKHGDVAIAAITSCTNTSNPSVMLAAGLLAKKAVEKGMSVKPYVKTSLAPGSRVVTAYLEKAGLQDYLDQLGYNLVGYGCTTCIGNSGPLPEPVAKAITDGDLIVSGVLSGNRNFEGRIHALVKANYLASPPLVVAYALAGTVDIDLQNDVIGQDKEGNDVYLKDLWPSQQEILDAIQQAVTREQFEELYEGIEDSNPRWNAIETGEGAVYDWQESSTYIQEPPFFLDVTQEVPALDAIAGAKALVKVGDSTTTDHISPAGAIPKSEPAGQYLQDHGVEPKDFNSFGSRRGNDRVMTRGTFGNIRLRNQLAPGTEGGWTTKDGEQMYIYDAAQAYAAEGTPLVAFAGKDYGMGSSRDWAAKGTLLLGIKAVVAESFERIHRSNLVGMGVLPLLFQSGETLATYGLDGTETFDFPVADDLAPGQTLTATATKADGSAVSFDVIVALNTPVEVEYYRHGGILNYVLRDFLNTQMELA from the coding sequence ATGGCCGACTCCCTCTTCGACGCCCGCGACACGCTCGACACCTCCGCGGGTGCCCACACCGTCTACCGCCTCGACCGCGTCGCCGAGGCGACCGGGGCTGACCTCGACCGGCTCCCGTTCTCCATCAAGGTGCTCCTCGAGAACGCGCTCCGTCAGGCCGACCTGCCCGGGCCCGTCGGCGAGGACGACGTGCGCAACCTCGCCAGCTACGACCCGGCGGCGCCCGCCGAAGTCGAGATCCCGTACACGCCCGCCCGCGTGCTGCTGCAGGACTTTACCGGCGTCCCCGCCGTCGTGGACCTCGCCGCGCTCCGGAGCGCGATGGCGCGCAACGGCGGCGACCCCGAGGCCATCAACCCGCGCGTGCCGGTGGACCTCGTGATCGACCACTCGGTGCAGGTGGACTCGTTCGCGCTCCCGGAAGCGTTCCAGATCAACGCCGACATCGAGTTTCAGCGCAACCAGGAGCGCTACGAGTTCCTCCGCTGGGGCTCGAAGGCGTTCGAGAACTTCAGCGTCGTCCCGCCGGAGCGCGGCATCTGCCACCAGGTCAACCTGGAGTACCTCGCCAAGACGGTCTGGACTTCGCCCGGCACCGACGGGCTGCCGGTGGCCTACCCGGACACGCTCGTCGGCACGGACAGCCACACGACCATGATCAACGGCCTCGGCGTGCTCGGCTGGGGCGTCGGCGGCATCGAGGCCGAGGCGGCCATGCTCGGGCAGCCGATCTACATGCTGATGCCCAAGGTGGTCGGCTTCCGGCTCTCCGGCCAGCTCAAGGAGGGCGTCACCGCGACCGACCTCACGCTGACGGTCACGCAGATGCTACGCGAGCACGGCGTCGTCGGCAAGTTCGTCGAGTTCTTCGGCACGGGCCTGAGCACGATGTCGCTGCCCGACCGCGCGACCATCGCCAACATGGCGCCCGAGTACGGCGCCACGATGGGCTTCTTCCCGGTCGATGCCGAGACGCTCGACTTCCTCCGCCGCACCAACCGCTCCGAGGCGGACGTGGAGCTGGTCGAGGCGTACACCAAGGCCCAGGGCCTCTTCCGCACCGACGACACGCCGGATCCGGAGTTCGAGGCCGTCCTCGAGCTCGACCTCGGTGAGGTCCAGCCGTCCATGTCGGGCCCGAAGCGCCCGCAGGACCGGATCGTGCTCGGCGACATCCAGCGCGAGTTCCGCGAGTCGCTCACGCGCCCGGCCTCCCCGCAGGGCTTCGGCCTCAAGGAGGAGGCGCTCTCGAACACCGGCCGCTACGCGGACGACGAGGGCAACGAGCTCGACCTCAAGCACGGCGACGTGGCCATCGCGGCCATCACGTCCTGCACCAACACGTCCAACCCGAGCGTGATGCTCGCGGCCGGCCTGCTGGCCAAGAAGGCCGTCGAGAAGGGCATGTCGGTCAAGCCGTACGTCAAGACCTCGCTGGCCCCGGGCTCGCGCGTGGTCACGGCGTACCTGGAGAAGGCCGGTCTGCAGGACTACCTGGACCAGCTCGGGTACAACCTCGTCGGCTACGGCTGCACGACGTGCATCGGCAACTCGGGGCCGCTCCCGGAGCCGGTGGCGAAGGCCATCACCGACGGCGACCTGATCGTGTCGGGCGTGCTCTCGGGCAACCGCAACTTCGAGGGTCGCATCCACGCGCTCGTCAAGGCCAACTACCTCGCCTCGCCGCCGCTCGTGGTGGCGTACGCGCTCGCCGGGACGGTCGACATCGACCTCCAGAACGACGTGATCGGGCAGGACAAGGAGGGCAACGACGTCTACCTGAAGGACCTCTGGCCGAGCCAGCAGGAGATCCTGGACGCCATCCAGCAGGCCGTCACGCGGGAGCAGTTCGAGGAGCTCTACGAGGGCATCGAGGACTCGAACCCGCGCTGGAACGCGATCGAGACCGGCGAGGGCGCCGTCTATGACTGGCAGGAGAGCAGCACCTACATCCAGGAGCCGCCCTTCTTCCTGGACGTGACCCAGGAGGTCCCGGCGCTGGACGCCATCGCGGGCGCCAAGGCCCTCGTCAAGGTTGGCGACTCGACCACGACGGACCACATCTCGCCCGCGGGCGCCATCCCCAAGAGCGAGCCCGCCGGGCAGTACCTCCAGGACCACGGCGTCGAGCCGAAGGACTTCAACTCGTTCGGCTCGCGGCGCGGCAACGACCGCGTGATGACGCGCGGCACGTTCGGCAACATCCGCCTGCGGAACCAGCTCGCGCCGGGCACCGAGGGCGGCTGGACGACCAAGGACGGTGAGCAGATGTACATCTACGACGCCGCGCAGGCCTACGCCGCCGAGGGCACGCCGCTGGTCGCCTTCGCGGGCAAGGACTACGGCATGGGCTCGTCGCGCGACTGGGCTGCCAAGGGGACCCTGCTGCTCGGCATCAAGGCCGTCGTCGCGGAGTCGTTCGAGCGGATCCACCGGTCCAACCTGGTCGGCATGGGCGTGCTGCCGCTGCTGTTCCAGAGCGGCGAGACGCTCGCGACCTACGGGCTCGACGGCACCGAGACGTTCGACTTCCCGGTCGCCGACGACCTCGCGCCGGGCCAGACGCTCACGGCCACGGCCACCAAGGCGGACGGCTCGGCGGTCTCGTTCGACGTGATCGTGGCGCTCAACACGCCCGTCGAGGTCGAGTACTACCGCCACGGCGGTATTCTCAACTACGTGCTCCGCGACTTCCTGAACACGCAGATGGAGCTGGCGTAG
- a CDS encoding response regulator transcription factor has translation MLLRLALADDHPTFRAGLRAHLDREPDLEVVAEASSGPEALAVVAEHAPDVLVLDMEMPGLTGLDVVERLAEQGSETAVLVLSAFEDEAYILGVLDAGAAGYLSKREPLAAIAEAVRGAGRGDVGWLSRRISALYHRRRQQDQGRATRRSDAEDALAALSAREREVALLVAEGLGNLDIADRLFVTESTIKKHVHTVYDKLGIRTRPQLVAWAWRTGVLQPDGD, from the coding sequence ATGCTGCTCCGCCTCGCCCTCGCCGACGACCACCCGACGTTCCGGGCCGGTCTGCGCGCCCACCTCGACCGCGAACCCGACCTGGAAGTCGTCGCCGAGGCCTCCTCCGGTCCCGAGGCGCTGGCGGTCGTCGCCGAGCACGCGCCGGACGTGCTCGTTCTCGACATGGAGATGCCCGGCCTGACCGGCCTCGACGTGGTCGAGCGGCTGGCCGAGCAAGGCTCCGAGACGGCGGTCCTGGTGCTGAGCGCCTTCGAGGACGAGGCCTACATCCTGGGCGTCCTGGACGCGGGCGCGGCGGGCTACCTCTCCAAACGCGAGCCGCTCGCCGCCATCGCCGAGGCCGTCCGCGGCGCAGGCCGGGGCGACGTGGGCTGGCTCAGCCGCCGCATCAGCGCGCTCTACCACCGCCGCCGGCAGCAGGACCAGGGCCGCGCCACCCGCCGCTCCGACGCTGAGGACGCGCTCGCTGCCCTCTCCGCTCGGGAGCGCGAGGTGGCGCTGCTCGTCGCCGAGGGACTGGGCAACCTCGACATCGCCGACCGCCTCTTCGTGACGGAGAGCACCATCAAGAAGCACGTCCACACGGTCTACGACAAGCTGGGCATCCGGACGCGGCCGCAGCTCGTCGCGTGGGCGTGGCGAACCGGCGTCCTCCAGCCGGACGGCGACTGA